The Candidatus Effluviviaceae Genus V sp. DNA segment CTGCAGGTAGTCCGTCAGGTCCTCGGACATCCTCTTCGTCAGCGTCGTCACGAGGACCCGCCCACCGCCCTTCGTCTGCGCGCGGATCTCCTCGAGAAGGTCGTCGACCTGACCGGCGACGGGACGGACGATGATCTCCGGATCGACGAGTCCGGTCGGCCGGATGATCTGCTCGACGACGACGCCCTCGCACTTCTCCAGCTCGTAGTCGCCCGGCGTCGCCGAGACGAAGACGACCCGATGCATGAACTCCTCGAACTCGTCGAACTGAAGAGGTCGATTGTCGAGCGCCGAAGGAAGCCGGAACCCGTATTTGACCAGCGTCTCCTTGCGTGAGCGGTCGCCGCGGTACATGCCCCTGATCTGCGGCACGGCGACGTGCGACTCGTCGATGAACATCAGGAAGTCGTCCGGGAAGTAGTCGAGGAGCACGGCGGGCCGCTCTCCCTCGGCGCGACCGGCGAGGTGCCTCGAGTAGTTCTCGATGCCGCTGCAGTAGCCCATCTCCCGGAGCATCTCGATGTCGAAGCGGGTCCTGGTCTCGATCCTCTGGGCCTCGAGGAGCTTGTTCTGGCTCTTGAAGAAGTCGATCTGCTGCTCGAGTTCATCCTCGATGCGCTCGATGGCCTTCTCGATGTAGTCCTGCGTCGTGACGAAGTGCTTCGCGGGATAGATAGACGTTCGCTCGAGCTTCTCGATCGGCTTGCGCGTGACGAGGTCGATGATGGACAGCTTGTCGATCTCGTCCCCGAAGAACTCGATGCGGACGGCGCGCTCCTCGTACGACGGGCGCACCTCGACCACGTCGCCGCGCACTCTGAAGGTGCCGCGCGAGAACTCGACGTCGTTGCGCTCGTACTGCATGTCGATGAGTTCGCGCAGCATGGCGTCGCGGTCGACGCTCATGCCGGTCTCGAGCGAGAGGAGCATCGACTTGTAGACGTCGGGCGAACCGAGACCGTAGATGCTCGAGACCGACGCGACGATGACGACGTCCCGGCGCTCGAGGAGCGACGCCGTGGCGCGCAGCCTCAGGCGGTCGATCTCGTCGTTGATGTTCGCGTCCTTCTCGATGTAGGTGTCGGTGACGGGAACGTAGGCCTCGGGCTGGTAGTAATCGTAGTAGCTGACGAAGTACTCGACGGCGTTCTCGGGAAAGAACGCGCGGAACTCAGCGAAGAGCTGCGCTGCCAGCGTCTTGTTGTGGGACATGACGAG contains these protein-coding regions:
- the uvrB gene encoding excinuclease ABC subunit UvrB, with the protein product MAKAFKLVSGYEPRGDQGTAIRELTEGFERGDRYQTLLGVTGSGKTFTMANCIANANRPALVMSHNKTLAAQLFAEFRAFFPENAVEYFVSYYDYYQPEAYVPVTDTYIEKDANINDEIDRLRLRATASLLERRDVVIVASVSSIYGLGSPDVYKSMLLSLETGMSVDRDAMLRELIDMQYERNDVEFSRGTFRVRGDVVEVRPSYEERAVRIEFFGDEIDKLSIIDLVTRKPIEKLERTSIYPAKHFVTTQDYIEKAIERIEDELEQQIDFFKSQNKLLEAQRIETRTRFDIEMLREMGYCSGIENYSRHLAGRAEGERPAVLLDYFPDDFLMFIDESHVAVPQIRGMYRGDRSRKETLVKYGFRLPSALDNRPLQFDEFEEFMHRVVFVSATPGDYELEKCEGVVVEQIIRPTGLVDPEIIVRPVAGQVDDLLEEIRAQTKGGGRVLVTTLTKRMSEDLTDYLQ